DNA sequence from the Pungitius pungitius chromosome 3, fPunPun2.1, whole genome shotgun sequence genome:
cttattaaaatattttttttaaataaaaattttAATTAACCTTCTATTCCTTTATCTAATATTGCTgtaattgtttgttgttgttgttttcatgtcTTGTTAATGTGACTCaatattgtatttaaattgTAATTAGTTAAAATTGAATTTGTGTAGTGAACGTTGTAAcctttgttttgaaaatgttctacggataaatgatttaaatacaaCATACATCATTTACATGCATTGTTTAAAGACTTTAAATGTATCATGAACCTTACCCGTCCAAGGTTTACATCATGTGCTTTATGTAGAGCGTCATCAaacttttgctgctgctgctgcagtattCTGTCCTTCCTcccgagctgctgctgttgtcacaagaaagaagtgaaatgaataaatatgcatATGCAGTTATGTAACCAAAGAATGCCtgatattgaaaaaaataaaagacgaTACCTCATATTCAGTAAGTAGTTTGTTCCGTTCACTCAACCTGTGTTTGAGCTCCGCCTGTGAACGTCGGCAGGGACACACCCATATCATGATGTACAAGTGTTGTACTGCTCTACATCCACAGGTCAATCAAGTCAATGATTTTAATGTGTTAAACGGAAATAATCACTTGTCTCACATTTTCCACTTCCAGCTGATCTTTAGCCATGTTGGACCTCAgtagttcctgttttatttgcaGCACAGCATCTTCCTGCACGGCCAGGCGCTGCTGTAAAGCATCCTAATGAGAAAGAGGGGAAATCAAAGAAAAGTCCCAAGAAGACCCGCATACAAATACATTAACAGCATTCCTCTAAACTTCATTACCTGCATTAAAAAAtgttagaaaataaaagaagaacacACAAATCTATACACAGTGTGCGCTAGTCCCGTCATTCTGGGAATGTGCAAGAGTAGAGTAGATTGAATTAAATCCCATAATCCGTTTCAATCCACACACAAAGGGAGACATATGGAGCAGGTTTACCTTTATGGCCTGAAGATGGCGTGCCTCCTGTTTGTTTCTCAGGAGTTCCCTCTGTGAGAGACACAAATTGACAGAGGCATTAGAGGAGGGGGGTCTTCGCTGGTGAGAGTAGTTCATCTATATCAGACTTAATTACAGTTACCAACTGCACCTTGAGATCAAGGGCTTCCTCCATGCTTTGGTCCAGGCGACCGCGGAACAGCAccttcaaagagagagagagagggagagggtgtgAGCAGCGTAAttatagaatatagaaaaaaagcGTCTGAGGAGAAGTGAGATTCAGTTGCATACAGAAGCCGCTCCGAGAGGGGCAACAGAAGGGCCGACACTGACACTTCACCCAGAGTAACAACCAAGTGTTAGTTTGTCGAGTTCGCGGGAGAGAAGGCACTGTACCAGCTGCTGTTCAGCGTTAGCCCGGCTATCTCCGAAGCTCACGGAGCCGTCCTGGTCCTCCTCGGGGAGGGAGCCATGGAGTAGCAAGGCCTGAGGAcaaattacacacaaacacatatttagACTCAGAGTAAAAGCCTATGAGGAGTCATAATTAAATAAACATGGAAGTGACGCATGATTCATTTCTGTGTATTGGGATTGTTATACTTGGCTGCACAATAACGTTTCCATTCCAGGTGATAAAGCTGGTAAATGAAACCTGTCTAAATTGAAAGAATACTGAATAGCCTGCAGGAGAACTTCAGCTTCTTACCTGCTCTTACCCCCAGATAAAATAATAGAGCTACATACACAAAATCATGATGATTATATGATTGACTTCATAATAAGACTGAATAATCAAAAttacttttgttattttcttcttctgtatatattattttgtacTTACTTACTGTATGGTGAACATAGTGTTAATGTATGtaacagtaatagtaatatttcaaatatgaaTACTGTTAATATTGATTATCGATGTCCCCCAGGTAGAAACAGTGATGTAACATGTCTCTCTGACCAAATCAGGTGTTCAATAGTTTCTTTGTTAATTCAacttatttttgtattaaatttCCATTTCATCACATGTATTGAATCTTTTTAAACCTTCAAAATAATGTTAGTGCTGTTTTAGCTGTTACCTTCCTCTGGCACTTTCTATTCTGTCAATGTCCTTGTATTAAGATCCAGtggttcatttattttaatgggtTATCCCCGGGCCTCACCTGTAGGCGGAACACCAtcctcctcgcctcctgcatctccttctccagctgctcctggtgggcatccagctgctcctcccaggacttctcttcctcctgcacATGGTGGCCGAGGGAGGGACACAagccacacagagacacaacctcTGAAAGGAAGTGAGGTACAGGGGGGTAAgaagcaatgtttttttttccttttctttgtatAGATTAATTGTATGGTATATCGCCCCATAAAAGTTGATGTGCAGCACACCAAACCTGTGAGAGATTTCTTCTCTGTCAGTCCAGATGTGTCATCCCCCTGCTCCTCAGACTGATTGTGGAGTGTTTCTTCTTTAGGGGTGTCAGCCGACTGGGTGATAACATACTCCTCTTTGGGGGAGTGAGCTGGGCTGGCTGAGCTAAGGCTGTAACAGATGGTGGGTACAGGCAGGAatgaggacgtgtgtgtgtgtgtgtgtgtgtgtgtgtgcttgcatcCTTGCCAAATGGCAATAAATAAACCTAGTAACATAAAAATGAAGATGTGAAATTTAAAATTCCCCCAAAAGAGTGTGCAAGATCTGAATTCATTACACCAGGGCAAAGTATATAAAAAATAGctgtttttaaacacacaggGCCCACAATAAACAGTGCATCACTGACAATTAATGAAAACACATGACAGAAAAAGGATTTAGACCTGTTGAGAAGATACACAGGAGGCCCATGGATGCATGCACCTCTGTCATTTCTCCCAAAGCAAATTGCTCACATAGTTTGCTCCCACTTTtgcaatcatttcaaaacataacGCTCCTATGAATTCGGAGTGGCTGCGGTTGCTTGTTTTATCTTGAGAGCCTCTCCGGACGCCCGAGGTAGAGCCCAGTTGTCATCTTCACTCTGCAGTGTTTGTAGAAATGAGATACAGCTACTTTGACCTGTGACCTATGGCTTTATGCatgatttaaaattaaaaatgaaattctccctttttttctgtggcTGCATGGGAAAACAACAACTGGCCCGTTTCTGCAGAAACTGATCTGTACCCTATGCTAGAGAAGGAAGAGAGACTCATCCCAATTCATCACCCTGCTCCTCAGGCCCAAATAACTAAGAGGGAAGAAAACTGTTGACTTaactgtgggaaaaaaaaacaaagaatgtcCCGAGGGATTGCATTTGCTTAGTTAGACATGTTCTTCACATAGATTTGCAGTGAGATTTAGATTATATCTGAGGACATTTTTTGCTTCTCCAATGGCATTAGCCCAAGTAAATACCATAACAGATATTGCTTGAAATTTTAACGTTTAAACTAAATCCATTAATGAAAATACATCCAATAAGTGTTGATGAAAGTCAACCTTGTGGTGCATCAATGAAGTTATTTTGATTCATCATCTGAGGACCATTGCTATCTATACCACATGTCATGGCAATTTATCCAttagctgtttttttgtcttgacCTACATTATGTGGTTAGAATGAATAAAAGTATCATTTATGCTGTTAAATTAGGAGAATTAAATCACATAAAAACTACACCAAACTGAGCTATCAACTGTACAGCTTCTAATACTTCAAAAGGAGCAATTTCACCAGGTCACATAAACACATGAACTGAGTGTCTTATCAGGTGATTATCTCAAAGCGTTTCGGGGAAGGGGATCAAAGCAGCTGCCTTCGACTAATCTTGTCACTGCAGACAATGACATTATTAATGTGCCCTTTATCATTGTCTCAGCGTGCAGCAGTTCAATAAACCAACAAATTCATTTTAGAGGCttcctgctgttgctgttgcacCAAAAGAACATACAGATCAGGAACATATGGGTTAAACCAAAGATTAAGCAGTGTGATTTGCAAGAGATGAGCTTCAGTGCAACAGATTAACATTGTTTCATCCGTGGAAAGTGGATCGGTGGAAAGTTACAGGGGGACATTTATTATAGAAAGGTGTTTAATTGCAGCTCTGAAGTACTCtcttatgtttattttattttttctgctgCATCATACTTCTGCTTCCCTATTCTTCGGAGTGAAATGTTGTAATTCTTACTTGACTACATTTAGCTCTAGTCACTGGTTACTTcccattttttacattaaaaaatgcattattgttTATGAAATAAGATGCGTCTTTTGAGATTAAACTAGTGCTTACACTGATTCCTTATATGTAAAAAGTGGCGTCCACTCTGGGCCTCAGATGTTTATGAATTTGTTAGGTGAGAGAGATTTACCCTTTAAACCTCTCAAGATGGTTTCATTTAAATTGCTTTACGTGTATCAAAAAGGTTAATTGGAGGTgatgtcctctcctctctcggGAACACTGTCTCTCCACCGataatttattacattacaaCTCCACCCTTCACAACTGACTGGAATGGGTCTCTAGATGACTTCCCCATTTACTGCAAT
Encoded proteins:
- the dixdc1a gene encoding dixin-A isoform X2 → MGAKQMKCLSSASPAHSPKEEYVITQSADTPKEETLHNQSEEQGDDTSGLTEKKSLTEVVSLCGLCPSLGHHVQEEEKSWEEQLDAHQEQLEKEMQEARRMVFRLQALLLHGSLPEEDQDGSVSFGDSRANAEQQLVLFRGRLDQSMEEALDLKRELLRNKQEARHLQAIKDALQQRLAVQEDAVLQIKQELLRSNMAKDQLEVENAELKHRLSERNKLLTEYEQQLGRKDRILQQQQQKFDDALHKAHDVNLGRGEELQLVREALRSLRDSFSGHDPQHHTLDTLEQGVASLMDRLLTLDSQRRQDRGEEFKSPGRRANSTDRDSWPQSSKMAHSLSSPGLDTSVCTKVLYFTDRSLTPFLINIPKRLGEVTLRDFKAAVDRHGSFRYHFKALDPEFGTVKEEVFHDGAVVPGWEGKIVAWVEEDHGERR
- the dixdc1a gene encoding dixin-A isoform X1 gives rise to the protein MGAKQMKCLSSASPAHSPKEEYVITQSADTPKEETLHNQSEEQGDDTSGLTEKKSLTEVVSLCGLCPSLGHHVQEEEKSWEEQLDAHQEQLEKEMQEARRMVFRLQALLLHGSLPEEDQDGSVSFGDSRANAEQQLVLFRGRLDQSMEEALDLKRELLRNKQEARHLQAIKDALQQRLAVQEDAVLQIKQELLRSNMAKDQLEVENAELKHRLSERNKLLTEYEQQLGRKDRILQQQQQKFDDALHKAHDVNLGRSFRTESAGYNNSVTTMSPAVFQHNAPGEELQLVREALRSLRDSFSGHDPQHHTLDTLEQGVASLMDRLLTLDSQRRQDRGEEFKSPGRRANSTDRDSWPQSSKMAHSLSSPGLDTSVCTKVLYFTDRSLTPFLINIPKRLGEVTLRDFKAAVDRHGSFRYHFKALDPEFGTVKEEVFHDGAVVPGWEGKIVAWVEEDHGERR